The genomic interval CTCTGTTTTCGAAGATCTCTTCCAGGTTATCATTAGAAGAAGCGAACTCAGCTAATTTGCCATGTAACTCCTCTTTCATGTTATTTGAAATCTGATTAGCCCTTTTAGAAATAATCACTAAAGACTCATAAATGTTGTGGGTCTTTTGATCTAAATCGTTTACATTTCTTGTTACCGTAGTGTTTGGTATTGCGGGTTTATTCGTATTCATTATGGGTTGGGGGTTTTAATCGTAGTAGTATCTTTTTTCGCATCTTTTTCCATTAATGCTTTATATTTCGCGGTTAGTTTAGCATCCTGCGCTATTAATTGTTTCGCATTTTCTATTCCAGCTTCACTATTTGTTTTCAGTGTTTTCACTTCAGCAAGGTATTTGCTTTCAGGGTGACTTTCAATAAATTCGTTTGCATACCCAATTGCTTCATTATATCTGTCTTCCTGACGGAATGCATAGCTATTTTTAGCATATGAATATTGTGATTTAACGATTAGCAAGTCCATTTCCTCTACATACTTGATGTCAGGGAAGTCGGTTTCTGCATTTTTCAAAGCAATTACTGATGATTTATAGTAAGATAAATCATATCCACCCAAATCATAGTATAACCTCGCATTGGTATAAGCTTTTAATTCAAGTTTTGCACGAAGGTCAGTAATGTATTGACTTGCCTGTGTAACGCGCTCGCTTTTAGGGTATAAGTTGATAAATAACTGTAATGCATCAATTGCTTTATAAGTGTTTTCCTGCTCTAATGTATACTCAGGAGAATCCAGATAATAGCAATAAGCACCCATATACCGGCATTCTTCAGCGTTTTTACTTGTTGGATAAGTATCTGCAAAGTATTTAAACTGATAACGGGCAGTAGTGTAATCTTTTAGTCTGTATAACGTATAAGCGTAGTAATAATTCAGGTCTTCAGCTTCAGTTCTTCCTCTATATTTCTGAGAAAGATCTTCAAATAAGATAAGGGCTTTTGAATAATCCTTCTTGTTATATAGTTTTATTGCCTCCTGGTATTTTTTAGCTACATCATTGCTGAGCCTGATTTTTTCAAAACGGCTTTTGCAACCTGCAATACTCAGGGCAATAACAGTAAAACTTAGTATAAAAACGTGTTTAATTTTAAACATTGTGCAAAGATAAGTTAATAATACGATAACGTCAATTAAAAATAATCGACCGCTAAGCTATATAAAGCCTTTTTATAAGTCAAGCTGTTAACATATTTTAACAAATAAATTCTCTGGAAGCCGTTATCTGATTACTTAATGGCTAAAAAAGGGAAGAATTCACTCATGTTTATGGCGATAATTTGTTTGATTGTGAGATTGGAATTATCGGATCGGGTATTGTTATGCGTTGCTTCTAAATTCAAAACGGTGAACTTTTAACATTATTGTGGCTGAAAGCTGTGATGGTTTGCCTTTATAAGGTTTCCTGTTAGGGGAATAAAAATCTGACGATAGAAAGTTGGGGAGGTGCTTTTCATGGTCGCTGAGAAAAATGAAGGGTCGATTGGTTTATGTATACTATATACTATAGTGTGATTGCTATATAAACTCTAGTTTGATTGCTATATAACAGGTAGAACATTTCATTAAAACATTCTGGCAACATTTTCTGGATTTTGATTTTATACGATTTGAATAAGGGGAGATGTTGGTATTTATTCTGGTCTGTTTCTTCTTCAACAGATCGCTTTTGAGGTGGAAGTCAAGTGAAATCAGTAAAATTCTCCTGTCATGTCAAGTGATTTGAGTACACTTATGGTATAGAAGTACTACTGTAGTGTATTAGAACGACCTTGAAAAGATCTTGGGATGAGGTTGGAATGACTGTGGTCATTGCAAGGTCATTCCAACCTCATCCCAACCTCATTCCAAGGTCATTTCAAGGCACTATTTAACCCCTTTTAAATACCTGTTTTATACGACGAGGCCATGTTTTGAGTTTTTCTGTACTTTATATCGTCTGATCATGAGGTTTGGAGGCTGGAATTGCTGTGCAGCCGGTTGGTTTTGGAATTCCTTTTGAACCGTTTAAAGCGCCAATTAGCTATAGGCCGTAAAGGTTTTTGGCGGTTTTTAAAATCAATCCAGGCTGGTTGCTGCTGCGGTGGAATTTAGTTTGAAGTATTTCGTGTTGAGAATCATGCAGTTATGGATTGCATACAATTATAAGTGCGTTATTGTTTGGTAGCTGGTATAATTTTCCTACTTTTGCATCCCGCTTCGGAGGAAGGGAAAGAGTGAAAAAGATGTAGTGCTGAGGATTGAAAGGATGTGAAGTAGAGGTTGTTGTTAAGCTCCTGGGAAGGAATTAAAACTTTCTGAAAATAAAAAATAAAAAGCTTGACAAAACGAAAAAGATTTCTACCTTTGCAGTCCCAACAAAAACGGGAAGATCACTAACGGATGTTAGCAGATCACAATAACAAGACTGAAACGATGAAATACCGGAAATGAATCAGGAACATGAAGACCTGAGAAATAGAAGGAATAACATTGCAACATATAAAGACTGGCCGTGAGGTACTGTCGAGAAGTTCATTAAAGAGATGTCATTTACAAACGTAGCGAGGTAAGCTAGTACAAGTTCAAAGTACATGAACCGCGCGAGTTTT from Pedobacter sp. WC2423 carries:
- a CDS encoding DNA-directed RNA polymerase subunit omega encodes the protein MNTNKPAIPNTTVTRNVNDLDQKTHNIYESLVIISKRANQISNNMKEELHGKLAEFASSNDNLEEIFENREQIEISKHYERMPKPSLIAIDEFLNDKIYHRNPAKDSQ
- a CDS encoding outer membrane protein assembly factor BamD: MFKIKHVFILSFTVIALSIAGCKSRFEKIRLSNDVAKKYQEAIKLYNKKDYSKALILFEDLSQKYRGRTEAEDLNYYYAYTLYRLKDYTTARYQFKYFADTYPTSKNAEECRYMGAYCYYLDSPEYTLEQENTYKAIDALQLFINLYPKSERVTQASQYITDLRAKLELKAYTNARLYYDLGGYDLSYYKSSVIALKNAETDFPDIKYVEEMDLLIVKSQYSYAKNSYAFRQEDRYNEAIGYANEFIESHPESKYLAEVKTLKTNSEAGIENAKQLIAQDAKLTAKYKALMEKDAKKDTTTIKTPNP